One Babesia bovis T2Bo chromosome 4 map unlocalized Chr4_1, whole genome shotgun sequence genomic window carries:
- a CDS encoding dihydrolipoamide succinyltransferase family protein, with amino-acid sequence MVSCSSLIGAVMRRCVPGPLASYRLLSKIPGGCGVLDRHFNGFRSLHVSSTLLEVKTMKLPSLGDSISEGTLSEWKKNVGESVEVDEPIAIVETDKVTVDINSTLSGVIVKQHYEVDDTVLVGKPFIDVDAGGSAAAPAETASGVDSKSPEPVAEVKADEPAPTETRVQMTRMRKRIGERLKESQQTTVMLSTFNECDMDAIMALRKELNESGKYPVKLGYVSAYMKASTMALLKMPIMNSYIEGDDIVTKHFVDISVAVATPTGLVVPVIRNCEGKSWIELEQQLVDAAAKGREGRLTVADMTGGTFTISNGGVYGSVLSTPIINPPQSSILGMHSIIKRCVVRDDQMVIRPIMNLALSYDHRLIDGREAVQFLIAIKEAIENPKVLLEN; translated from the exons aTGGTGTCATGTTCTAGTTTAATTGGTGCGGTTATGCGCCGTTGTGTACCCGGACCTTTAGCTTCCTATCGACTTTTATCTAAGATACCTGGAGGATGCGGTGTGTTAGATCGTCATTTCAATGGCTTCCGCAGTCTCCATGTGTCTTCTACTCTTCTGG AAGTTAAGACTATGAAATTGCCATCTCTTGGTGACTCCATCAGTGAGGGCACACTAAGTGAGTGGAAGAAGAACGTGGGTGAATCAGTGGAAGTCGACGAGCCAATTGCCATAGTGGAGACGGACAAGGTCACTGTTGACATTAACAGTACATTATCTGGTGTAATTGTTAAGCAACACTATGAAGTCGACGACACTGTGCTTGTCGGCAAGCCTTTCATCGACGTTGACGCTGGCGGCTCCGCCGCCGCTCCTGCGGAGACTGCATCTGGTGTTGACTCAAAATCACCGGAACCCGTCGCTGAGGTTAAAGCTGATGAACCAGCTCCAACAGAAACTAGG GTACAAATGACCCGTATGCGCAAACGCATTGGCGAGCGTCTTAAGGAATCTCAGCAGACTACCGTCATGTTAAGTACGTTCAACGAGTGTGACATGGATGCTATAATGGCCCTTCGTAAGGAGTTGAATGAATCTGGGAAGTACCCTGTTAAGCTGGGATACGTCTCAGCCTACATGAAGGCTTCCACTATGGCGTTACTCAAGATGCCCATAATGAACTCCTACATTGAGGGTGATGACATCGTGACAAAGCACTTTGTTGACATCTCAGTTGCAGTGGCTACGCCCACGGGCTTGGTGGTACCTGTCATTCGTAACTGCGAGGGCAAGAGCTGGATAGAGCTTGAACAGCAGTTAGTTGATGCCGCCGCCAAGGGTCGTGAGGGACGCCTTACAGTGGCCGACATGACCGGCGGTACCTTCACCATATCCAACGGCGGTGTCTACGGCAGTGTGCTAAGCACCCCAATCATTAACCCACCTCAGTCATCCATTTTGGGTATGCACTCAATCATTAAACGCTGCGTCGTGCGTGACGACCAGATGGTCATACGTCCAATAATGAACTTGGCCCTGTCTTACGACCACCGTTTGATTGACGGCCGTGAGGCCGTGCAGTTCCTAATTGCAATTAAAGAAGCCATTGAAAACCCGAAGGTCTTACTAGAAAACTAA
- a CDS encoding putative integral membrane protein encodes MEKSMKFLFLYILFARIYAATALGTKTRVHPSINSSAQYEQALNEWENSASIGFCASYGTEIDHILDTLVKNDNTNALIGNPLNFFSSQREDISDNLDTGKDKIQKTVAECTLTHESTSGLSKKTVYLSLKDAEDYGKRIEDAKKRMLTTSMEESPVKHSIDLKCKSVVIADDSKRCQVCLYAEVVKPNKHIRYGHMGQSSVLECLNGYDTEVTDGSQRRSYFIISSANYHPICIA; translated from the coding sequence ATGGAGAAGTCAATGAAGTTTTTATTTCTATATATCCTCTTTGCACGGATATATGCAGCAACAGCCCTCGGGACAAAGACAAGGGTACATCCGTCGATAAACTCGTCAGCTCAATATGAGCAAGCTTTAAATGAATGGGAAAATTCTGCATCAATTGGTTTTTGTGCCAGTTATGGTACTGAGATAGACCATATACTGGATACTCTCGTTAAGAACGACAATACCAATGCTTTAATAGGAAACCCACTTAACTTTTTTTCTAGCCAGCGTGAGGATATTAGCGACAATCTTGACACTGGGAAGGATAAGATTCAGAAGACAGTTGCGGAGTGCACGTTGACGCATGAGAGTACCTCTGGTCTATCGAAGAAGACGGTCTATCTATCGTTAAAGGACGCTGAAGATTATGGTAAACGAATTGAGGACGCTAAAAAGCGTATGTTAACTACATCTATGGAGGAATCTCCAGTTAAGCATTCTATTGACCTCAAGTGCAAGTCAGTGGTCATAGCGGATGACTCAAAGCGGTGTCAAGTATGTTTGTATGCAGAGGTTGTGAAGCCTAACAAGCACATTAGATATGGCCACATGGGACAAAGCAGTGTTTTGGAGTGCTTGAATGGCTATGACACTGAGGTAACCGATGGATCACAGCGTAGATCCTACTTTATTATCTCATCTGCTAACTACCACCCAATATGCATTGCATAA
- a CDS encoding putative integral membrane protein yields MSKAVYAKLWMATSQYHMRRQFGWVHVWKRLAPWVVVYGAAGVWLTFPAYRPELKKRVTLGFWQPPEVGYNKCVIKTEAPAE; encoded by the exons ATGTCGAAAGCTGTATACGCCAAGCTGTGGATGGCTACATCCCAGTATCATATGAGGAGGCAGTTCGGATGGGTCCATGTATG GAAACGACTGGCTCCATGGGTTGTAGTATACGGTGCAGCCGGAGTCTGGCTAACATTCCCAGCATACAGACCTGAACTGAAAAAGAGAGTCACTTTGGGCTTCTGGCAGCCTCCTGAAGTTGGTTACAACAAGTGTGTCATTAAAACCGAAGCACCTGCCGAATGA
- a CDS encoding ABC transporter transmembrane region family protein, producing the protein MSVELQESKNDPPVKAEDCKMDGTSVSATVRRFLSELEPEETANLVIGGCALVVNACTNMLYPRIIGNIIDAGSTGAFSPVTSWIPGLSSGIPPLYGSDSPVSSCPLAMFKRLLFSALPLYAAGSIASWLRVSRMQRAVYLIQKRSRKKMYEKLLMQGAPFFHTRASSLLIARLLNDCEEGPKSMVENIFTFVRCCNSVIGGTFNLISISPCLTGVTMTCIPFFGLFVIAYSAIIKRSHRRRKDVIDNAISRADEVISSIESVMSFGKEGDEIESFSRSLDECDSVAQRVCNSEGIFMGSVLAGFNLSTLIMLYCGSYKMQSGDISVGSLASFILYGGLFGLGVSGLSKIASDVSKAAVSLQRIYEIHDLDVDEDRGTTLPSVTGTLEFENVSFSYDTRADVPVLENFNLKIEPGRVLAIVGANGMGKSTTARLLTALYRPTSGRILLDGVDISTLSSRWLRSKVFTVVSQEPLLFSMSIADNLRYGSDGVTDDQLHEAARACDIHDFIDSLAGKYDTMVGRRGSLLSTGQKQRLGLSRALIRDTPCVILDEATSSMDGSSDDLVRSIITRKDKPRTVVIITHHLATLRYADMVAVLNDGHVEFHGTPEDAQRHSETFRALFPGFTAP; encoded by the exons ATGTCAGTTGAACTTCAGGAGTCGAAAAATGACCCACCTGTGAAGGCGGAGGACTGTAAAATGGATGGCACTTCGGTGTCTGCTACTGTACGTCGGTTTTTAAGTGAGCTTGAGCCTGAGGAGACTGCCAATTTAGTTATTGGCGGTTGCGCTTTGGTTGTGAATGCTTGTACTAACATGTTGTATCCTCGTATTATTGGCAACATCATTGACGCTGGCAGTACTGGTGCCTTTTCACCTGTAACATCATGGATTCCAGGTTTAAGTTCTGGCATTCCTCCATTGTACGGTAGTGATTCTCCTGTTTCATCTTGTCCTCTCGCGATGTTTAAACGTCTTCTTTTTTCTGCATTACCATTATATGCAGCTGGTAGTATTGCTTCTTGGCTTCGTGTATCGAGGATGCAGCGGGCGGTATATTTGATCCAGAAGCGCTCTCGTAAGAAAATGTACGAAAAGCTATTGATGCAGGGCGCTCCGTTTTTCCATACTCGTGCTTCTAGTTTACTTATCGCCAGGTTGTTGAATGACTGTGAAGAGGGCCCGAAATCAATGGTAGAAAACATATTTACCTTTGTTCGTTGTTGTAACTCTGTCATTGGTGGTACGTTTAACTTGATCAGCATATCGCCATGTTTGACCGGTGTAACCATGACGTGTATACCATTTTTCGGTTTATTCGTCATTGCGTACTCTGCTATCATAAAGCGAAGTCACCGTAGACGTAAGGATGTAATTGACAATGCTATAAGCAGGGCTGATGAGGTCATCAGTAGTATTGAAAGCGTAATGAGTTTTGGTAAGGAGGGTGACGAGATTGAATCATTTTCTCGATCATTGGACGAATGCGACTCTGTAGCTCAACGTGTATGTAATTCAGAGGGCATTTTCATGGGTTCTGTGTTGGCTGGATTCAATCTGTCAACATTGATAATGCTTTACTGTGGTTCATACAAGATGCAATCAGGTGACATCTCCGTTGGCAGTCTCGCATCATTCATTCTTTACGGCGGCTTATTTGGTCTTGGGGTATCAGGTCTATCAAAG ATTGCATCTGATGTTTCTAAGGCCGCGGTATCGCTGCAGCGAATCTATGAGATCCACGACCTTGACGTTGATGAGGATAGGGGTACCACCTTACCTTCGGTAACTGGTACTTTGGAGTTTGAGAATGTATCCTTTTCGTATGACACTCGTGCTGATGTGCCTGTTCTCGAGAACTTTAACTTGAAGATTGAGCCCGGCCGTGTTCTTGCCATAGTGGGTGCTAACGGCATGGGTAAAAGCACCACTGCCCGTTTGTTAACTGCGTTATACCGTCCTACTAGTGGTCGTATTTTATTGGATGGAGTCgacatatctacattgaGTTCTCGGTGGCTGCGTAGTAAGGTGTTTACAGTTGTTTCTCAGGAGCCACTGCTGTTTTCCATGTCTATAGCAGACAATTTACGTTACGGCAGCGATGGCGTTACTGATGACCAGTTGCACGAGGCGGCTCGTGCATGTGACATTCACGACTTTATAGACTCACTGGCTGGGAAGTACGATACCATGGTTGGTAGGCGCGGGTCACTGCTGTCTACTGGGCAGAAGCAGCGCTTAGGGCTATCACGCGCTTTGATTCGTGACACTCCTTGTGTGATTCTTGATGAGGCCACTTCCTCTATGGACGGCTCTTCTGACGATTTAGTGCGGTCTATTATTACTAG GAAGGACAAGCCCAGGACTGTGGTTATCATCACTCACCATCTAGCGACGCTTCGTTATGCCGACATGGTTGCTGTTTTGAACGACGGTCATGTTGAattccatggtactccagaGGATGCTCAGCGACATAGTGAGACCTTCCGTGCACTGTTTCCAGGTTTCACTGCACCCTAG
- a CDS encoding putative tRNA-His guanylyltransferase, protein MANTRFSYVKHFEQDTILLPESWPVVRVDGRGFTKFSKLHEFRKPNEPLALGVMNAAAAHVMSTFDDIVLAYGHSDEYSFLFKRDTRLYNRRMQKILSSVVSAFSSAFSFYWSRFYPDRQLKILPSFDGRIVLYPRFENIVDYFSWRHADCHINNQYNICFWCLVADGKCPDEAYKWLKHTQKGEKNEYIYQSRGINYNNLPRIFRKGTTLVRLLSTEPGLGQCVQDGITTKVDRGSIDCQATDRHRLDTSIVNTRQQATGDVIELTIDESEIALISQKLDSICNPMGIGVVHCDNTSEAFWNAAAPSYSMDGGTRTKKNIDTIAALSTDMINKLNSGR, encoded by the exons ATGGCCAACACACGTTTTTCGTATGTCAAGCATTTTGAGCAGGATACCATCCTTCTACCTGAATCATGGCCAGTTGTACGTGTAGACGGCCGTGGATTCACGAAGTTCTCTAAATTACATGAATTTCGTAAACCTAACGAGCCGCTGGCTCTGGGTGTAATGAATGCAGCTGCGGCCCATGTAATGTCAACATTTGACGATATTGTCTTGGCCTACGGTCACTCAGATGAATATAG TTTCCTGTTTAAACGTGATACTCGATTATACAATCGGCGTATGCA GAAAATACTATCTAGCGTAGTTTCTGCGTTCTCCTCGGCATTTTCCTTTTATTGGTCTCGATTTTACCCCGATAGACAGCTTAAAATACTACCATCATTTGATGGACGTATTGTACTGTATCCTCGATTCGAGAATATAGTTGATTATTTTTCTTGGCGTCATGCTGATT GTCACATAAACAATCAATACAATATATGCTTCTGGTGCTTGGTTGCTGATGGAAAATGCCCTGACGAGGCCTACAAGTGGTTAAAG CACACCCAAAAGGGAGAGAagaatgaatatatatatcaatctCGTGGTATAAATTACAATAACTTGCCACGAATTTTCAG GAAAGGGACTACCCTAGTGAGATTATTATCTACCGAGCCAGGGTTAGGTCAGTGCGTCCAGGATGGTATAACTACAAAAGTCGATCGTGGTAGTATCGATTGTCAAGCAACTGACCGTCATAGACTGGATACATCCATTGTAAATACACGCCAGCAGGCAACTGGTGACGTTATAGAGCTGACTATCGATGAGTCTGAAATTGCCTTGATATCGCAGAAGctggattccatatgtAATCCTATGGGCATTGGTGTAGTTCACTGTGACAACACTAGCGAGGCTTTCTGGAATGCCGCTGCGCCATCATATTCCATGGATGGTGGCACCCGGACTAAGAAAAACATTGACACAATTGCCGCACTAAGCACAGACATGATAAACAAGCTTAATTCAGGTCGTTAA
- a CDS encoding MBOAT membrane-bound O-acyltransferase family protein, translating into MRHRIGQVDRAVPVHKKRIKRSLSNAFGEQNAVLPEVALVPPRDSTVPEDGDVTDHESGVTPTVYYHLRSQIISRESRKRANSDPSHNFAYGYLGCHSKYEDKSPYFGRPLHETLHTEFRTSLLSSSARHLDLKGFMNLAFVLLVVINFRAVMTNFRKYGLLMELPTVYKLMYDDWHLTRCCIKVHVSIIFAWGIERFIAPLSTKPLTTPVVFLQVLNLFILVYYPYLTVVVRKTEPALSALMLATSVVWALKIYSFHHVCFDYRRAVCKGEDISEICNNRMEARAAAHYPGCIKLVEVYRFLYMPTVCFQFYYPQTRRIRWINALKHFTQFVFLLAVARIIGDQYIVVTVSNTFTMQEFKSANFSTVAYHIFERMLLLSIPVLYCWLTMFAVIFHYWLNLLAELTRFGDRRFYGDWWNASNFGEYWRKWNLPIHQFIVRHISKPLHTIGVPWEITKVVVFMLSAALHEYLISVPLGLGWTGYVFWAMMGQIPLLMVTRFTPIRMGRTTGNVLFWFLFCFTGQPLGVLLYWYLWGVKQGSFV; encoded by the exons ATGAGACATCGCATAGGACAGGTAGATAGGGCCGTACCGGTTCACAAGAAAAGGATAAAGCGTTCTTTAAGCAATGCGTTTGGCGAGCAGAATGCAGTATTGCCCGAGGTTGCACTGGTTCCACCTAGGGATTCCACAGTACCTGAAGATGGCGATGTCACAGACCACGAATCCGGGGTTACGCCAACTGTCTACTATCACCTAAGATCGCAAATAATAAGCAGAGAGTCTCGGAAGCGTGCTAACAGCGATCCGAGTCACAATTTTGCATATGGCTACCTAGGATGCCATTCGAAGTATGAGGACAAAAGTCCATATTTTGGGAG GCCGTTGCATGAAACATTACATACTGAGTTTCGTACTAGCCTGTTATCTAGCAGTGCACGTCACCTAGATTTAAAGGGGTTCATGAACCTGGCATTTGTGCTTTTGGTTGTTATAAACTTCCGGGCTGTTATGACCAATTTCCGTAAATACGGTTTGTTAATGGAGTTGCCGACTGTATACAAGTTGATGTACGACGATTGGCACTTAACTCGATGTTGTATAAAG GTACACGTATCGATTATTTTTGCCTGGGGGATTGAGAGATTCATTGCTCCATTGTCCACGAAGCCGCTGACAACCCCTGTTGTATTCCTGCAGGTATTGAACCTATTTATATTGGTTTATTACCCCTATTTGACTGTGGTCGTTCGTAAGACGGAGCCTGCCTTATCTGCACTGATGCTTGCAACATCCGTTGTTTGGGCGTTAAAGATATATTCATTCCACCACGTATGCTTCGACTATCGTAGAGCCGTGTGCAAAGGCGAGGACATATCCGAGATTTGCAATAATCGCATGGAGGCTCGTGCTGCTGCTCATTATCCCGGTTGCATCAAGTTGGTAGAGGTCTATCGCTTCCTCTACATGCCAACTGTATGTTTCCAATTTTACTATCCTCAAACACGTCGGATTCGTTGGATCAATGCTTTGAAGCATTTTACACAGTTTGTCTTTTTACTTGCTGTAGCGAG GATCATTGGGGACCAGTACATAGTGGTTACCGTGTCGAATACATTCACTATGCAAGAATTCAAATCTGCTAACTTCTCGACTGTGGCGTACCACATATTCGAACGG ATGCTGCTGTTATCTATACCCGTCTTATATTGTTGGCTCACTATGTTTGCTGTTATATTCCACTACTGGCTTAATTTACTAGCTGAATTAACACGATTTGGCGATCGTCGCTTCTACGGT GATTGGTGGAATGCATCTAACTTTGGTGAATACTGGCGTAAATGGAATTTACCCATCCACCAATTCATTGTACGGCATATAAGCAAGCCATTGCATACAATAGGCGTCCCCTGGGAGATAACCAAGGTGGTTGTGTTCATGTTATCAGCTGCACTGCACGAGTACTTGATATCGGTGCCGCTCGGTTTGGGCTGGACTGGATATGTTTTCTGGGCTATGATGGGCCAAATACCGCTTCTTATGGTAACTAGATTCACACCG ATACGTATGGGTAGGACTACAGGGAATGTATTATTTTGGTTCCTATTCTGCTTCACTGGGCAGCCG CTGGGTGTATTGCTCTACTGGTATCTTTGGGGTGTTAAACAAGGATCCTTTGTGTAA
- a CDS encoding mRNA capping enzyme beta chain family protein — protein sequence MVKESTKTIAGSSAVSCDVVASALAERLESLSLDGPLAAALDNGDFDSTSGYPPCELEIEVRLGSIRNVRDGQRFTLPSATDALISDRAFVRFQPSVTKSQFQSAFTLIKQIAEERGTSDEWDTQLGILTFDRFFKLPEYEEPVRISVPQNQTKGAKSFEAIRKVKLLTWNVSTGSSMRDTQMNDDNDDVGDQEILDYRIAVNLEYRVPIRDLPNTSAATTRRKKNRNTYINKKGHLRFDLTQVQTVESDSSVTDDNNAQYEVEAELNGGVIINLLKSTGLSYDKKIQLLKHHCSTLIRSVRRLRDVIMRGEAYSDDTGIAPGGMMTSKLGLCDLRMVQHLNEVVKRYRKVVSPQLPLIGDYLFRAITPALEKGAIKRQKVSPYREHMEDIEGPFIVTDSGPNRSKQVVLSKRTDTN from the coding sequence ATGGTCAAGGAATCTACCAAAACAATTGCCGGTAGCAGTGCTGTATCATGTGATGTCGTGGCGTCTGCCCTGGCAGAGCGCTTGGAGTCGTTATCGTTAGACGGCCCATTGGCGGCAGCGTTGGATAATGGCGACTTTGATTCTACATCCGGCTACCCACCGTGTGAGCTTGAAATAGAAGTTCGTCTAGGGTCCATAAGGAACGTACGCGATGGCCAAAGGTTCACCTTGCCCAGTGCTACAGACGCACTGATCAGCGATAGAGCTTTTGTTAGGTTCCAACCAAGTGTAACTAAAAGCCAATTTCAATCCGCTTTCACACTAATCAAGCAAATAGCGGAAGAACGTGGTACCAGTGATGAATGGGATACTCAGCTGGGCATCCTGACCTTTGATAGGTTCTTTAAGTTACCGGAGTACGAAGAGCCCGTGCGTATTAGCGTGCCACAGAACCAAACTAAAGGTGCAAAGTCATTTGAAGCCATACGTAAGGTAAAACTGCTTACGTGGAATGTGTCCACGGGTTCATCTATGCGGGATACCCAAATGAACGACGATAATGATGATGTCGGGGACCAGGAAATTCTAGACTACAGAATAGCCGTTAACCTGGAATACCGAGTGCCGATACGTGACCTGCCGAACACCAGTGCCGCCACCACGCGAAGGAAGAAGAATAGGAACACTTACATCAACAAAAAGGGGCACTTACGCTTTGACCTCACACAAGTTCAGACCGTAGAGTCTGACTCATCGGTAACCGATGATAACAACGCACAATATGAAGTTGAGGCGGAGTTGAACGGTGGCGTTATTATCAATCTGCTGAAGTCAACTGGACTAAGTTACGATAAAAAGATACAGCTACTTAAGCACCACTGCAGCACACTTATAAGGTCAGTTAGGCGTTTACGGGACGTTATCATGCGAGGTGAAGCCTACTCGGACGATACCGGTATCGCTCCAGGTGGGATGATGACCAGCAAGCTGGGTCTATGCGATTTGCGCATGGTGCAGCACCTAAATGAAGTTGTAAAGAGATATCGCAAGGTAGTGTCGCCACAACTACCACTAATAGGCGACTACCTGTTCAGGGCTATAACACCTGCCTTAGAAAAAGGTGCCATAAAAAGGCAGAAGGTATCACCATATAGAGAGCATATGGAAGATATAGAAGGGCCTTTCATAGTCACTGACAGCGGGCCGAATCGGAGCAAGCAGGTTGTACTGTCAAAACGTACTGATACAAATTAA
- a CDS encoding Peptidyl-prolyl cis-trans isomerase cyclophilin family protein, whose protein sequence is MLFRLLCCLALTVITSAEAYRIPRQTSSTGTGYTPGKSYPVYSEPMSKMSRSRVFFDIAIGGAPAGRIEFTLFDDITPKTAENFRSLCVGDKTVQGVKCHFKNSIFHRIIPQFMCQGGDITNHNGTGGMSIYGRRFNDEDFSVKHSVPGLLSMANSGPNTNGSQFFITTVPCPWLDGKHTVFGEVSEGMDVVKKMERYGSGSGATTKEVKIVDCGQL, encoded by the coding sequence ATGCTTTTTAGGCTTTTGTGTTGTTTAGCACTTACTGTAATTACTTCAGCTGAAGCTTACAGGATTCCTAGACAGACTTCTTCTACCGGTACAGGTTACACACCAGGAAAATCATATCCCGTTTACTCAGAACCCATGTCCAAAATGTCTCGTTCACGTGTTTTCTTTGACATTGCCATTGGCGGCGCTCCTGCTGGACGCATTGAGTTTACTCTCTTTGACGACATTACCCCAAAGACTGCTGAAAACTTCCGTTCTTTGTGTGTGGGTGACAAGACCGTTCAGGGTGTGAAGTGCCACTTCAAGAACTCTATTTTCCACCGTATCATTCCTCAGTTTATGTGCCAGGGTGGTGACATCACTAACCACAACGGTACTGGTGGTATGAGTATCTACGGCAGACGTTTCAATGATGAGGACTTCTCCGTTAAGCACAGTGTACCAGGTCTTCTTTCCATGGCTAACAGCGGTCCTAACACCAACGGCTCTCAGTTCTTCATTACTACTGTTCCTTGCCCATGGCTTGACGGTAAGCACACTGTATTTGGTGAGGTCAGTGAGGGTATGGACGTTGTGAAGAAGATGGAGCGCTACGGCTCTGGTAGCGGTGCTACTACCAAGGAGGTTAAGATTGTCGACTGTGGCCAGCTTTAA